One Natronomonas gomsonensis genomic window, GCTACTCGTAAGCGAGACCGCGACCCAGCGATGATTCCACAACCGGGCAGTATCCTCGACGAGTTGACGCCCCGTCAACGGGAAGTGCTCGAAGTCGCCTACCGGGCGGGCTACTTCGACTGGCCACGCGAAAGTACTGCCGAAGAGGTCGCAGACGCGCTCAAGCTCGCACGTCCGACTGTCCACGCACATCTCCGGAAGGGAGTGCTGCGAATCCTGTCAGAACATCTCGACATTAACAAGCAGTAAGCGGCCGAGTTCCCGTTAGACGTACTTGGTTGAGCGATTTCGATGGACGCGGCAAACAGAAGCCAGTAGTGCCCACTCATTGGCCGCGACGTTGAGGATTCAGCAGAGGTCTCGCATGGACGCTACATACGTAGACTCGTCATTGATGTGGGGTGGAAGTGAACACCCGATTATGATGTCGCGACGTGCGTCTCTAGTGGGTACGTGGAACCGCTTGCTTGATCAACGGTGTCCCTCGATGGGTGGTGAATCGCTGTGACCTACGGCCACGAGAGGACAGGCGGTCGTCCGGCCAGCCCCCCGGCGCTGACGCGGCGGGAGGTGCTGGCCACGTCCGGTGCGCTGGCCCTCGGCGGTGTGCTCTCGGGTACGCCCGAGGATGCGAGCGTTTCTTCTGAGGACTCCACTCCGGTGCTCGCTGCTGGCGACCTCGTCCAGAGCGATGCCTACGTCGAGTGGCAGGTGAACGCCGAGATGTCGGCGCTCGTCGAACACCTGCGGGCGACCGTCGACGCCTTCGAAGGCGCCGGGAGCGCCGCCACGGCGTTCGTGAGTACGGGCGCCGACGGGATTCCCCAGTACGTCGAGAGTGCGACGTTCGCGGATGCCGACGCCTGGCCCGCCGTTGGTGAGCAGACCGCAGCCTGGTTTGCCGAGCGACATGGGACCGCGGCGACAGCGGAGCGACGGGAAGCGGATGTCGGGGCGTGGACGTTTGCTGCCGGCGACGGCACGCTCGACGCAGTCCGCCTCGATAAGGTCGACGACAGAGTCGTCCTCACTATCGTCGGCGGCGAGAACGCGGCTGCACTCGATCCACTGACGGCCGCACGCCAGTACGCGGCCGTTGTACGCGGCCGAATCGGCGGGCGGTAGCGCATCAGAAACTCGGTTTTGAGTCTCAGCAGTTGTCCGGACTCTTCGAACCGCAGTCGCCACTCCCGGGACCGATAAAGGGATTCTCTGGATCGTCTACAGTCTGCAGGCCGAGCGGGTCGGCTTCGAACAAGGTGGACGCGATGCCGTCAGTCACCGAGATGTCTGAGAGGTTACTGAGCATCGATGTCCCGTAGATAGATCCACGCAGCGAGATTTCGAGGGCGGCAGCCTGGCCGACGGCTGTCGCTCCAGCAGTCGCGCCAGTGGTTGCGGCCGCAGAGGCGGCCGCCGACCGCGAAGCCCCTTTACCCAGTTGTTCGATGCCTTCCTTGGCACCCTCCTTGAGTGCCGTCTTAGCGCCGTTTTTAAGCGTCTCCTCGGTGTTGCCCTGTGGTGCCGTCACGTCGCCCGAAATCTCGTCGATGGCGTTTCGGACCGGACTGATATTGTCCATGGTCATGTTGTAGTCCTCGTTTACGTCCTCCCAGTAACACGAGAGGCCGCTCCGGTCCAACGCGTTGACCGGGTCGCTGTGGGCGTACGCATAGAAGTTGTACTGTCCACCGGCTTGGAGAATCGGATCGCGTGCCGTAAACCGGCCCGTCTCCGGCTCGTAGTCCCTGAGGCCGAACCGAACCAGGCCCGTGTCCGGGTCGCGGACACCACCGCCGAAGCCGACGTGGAGTCTGAATCCGGGCGCCGAGTCGTTCTGGACGGCGCCGAAGCTGTCGCGAACGATTTCCTTCTCGACGGTGCCGTCGGTCGCGGCGACTACGCGCGGTGACCCGGCCTGATCGGTGGCCACGTAGTGCCAAGTGCCGTCGCGGTCAAACGCGATGAGTCGGCCCGACGGGTCGTAGTAGTAGCGGGTTCGAGTGCCGTCCGGGTCACGGGCGACAGTCAGTTGCCACGGTCGGTTCGGGTCGCCGTACAGGTACTCCGTCGTGTTCCCGCTTACCGTCCGGCCAATGAGACGCCCGTGTGCGTCGTTCGTATATGTGACCGTGGACCCACCATTGGGTGTCGCCGTGAGGAGATGTCCCTTCGGTGAGTAGCTGAAGGTGTCGCTGCCGCGGCCGCTGAGAAAGCCGTCCTTGTCGTAGCTGTAGGCGACCGTGGTTCTACTGCCACTCGACTCTTTCTCGCACGCTTTCAGGCGGTCCCCGGTACGGTACGTCGCGTCCAACGTCGCGGGCCCGAGCGTTCGCGAGACGCGGTTGCCGTTCGCGTCGTAGTCGTAGGACTCGTCGGGACCGTGCCCGAGGGTACGACCGGCGAGTCGCCCGGCCTCGTCGTAGGAGAACGTCTCCGTCGTCAACTGACTGCCGTCGACGGTCTCGGTCCGTGTTTCGATTCGACCGGCGTCGTCGTAGGTGTAATCTGCGGCGTAGATCGCCGTCCCACCGACCTCGTGTGTCCGCGTATCGACTCGACCGCGACTGTCGTAGGTGATCGTGATCGTCAGCGTGCCGTCGGTGATCGTCGTGGGAGCACCATCGGGACCGTCTCTGGTCAGGGTGAACGGGCCGTACTCTGTCGTCAGGCCGTCGTCGTCGTGGCTCAGCGAGTGCGTCTGGGAGCTACCGACGTCCTCCGGGAACGTGATCCCCGTGACGAAGCCGTCGTCGTCGTGGCTGTACTCGAACCGACCGGAGACGGCTCCGCCGTACTCCAGTCCCGTCGTGGCCATGCCGTCGCGGTCGAACGAGACCGTCTGGTCCGTGCCGCCATCGGGCGACCAGGTCAGCGTGTCCACGCGACCGGCGGCGTTCCAGTCGTAGGATACAGAGGGCAGTCCCGACCCGCTCGCCCCGGGGGTAGTGCCCGTGCGACGGCCGCCGGTGTCGTAGCTGTTCGTCATCGTCCGACCGCTCGCTGGGTCGAGGTCGGTCAGCAGGCCGTCGCCGTCGTAGCTCATCGAGACGCCCTCGCCGTCGGGCAGCTCCGGCGGCTCGTACCCCGTGAGGCGACCGGCGGCGTCGTGGCTGAACCGGTGGACGTCGCCGTTCGGACGCTCGAACTCGGTGAGGTTGCCAGCATCGTCGTACTCGAAGGCCTCCGTCGCGGCATCGGCGCTTCCGGCAGCCGTCGTGGCAGTCTGGATACGACCCAGCACGTCGCGGTCGAACTCGACCCGACGGCCGGTCTCGTCCTCGGCAGCCTCGAGGTAGCCGTTGGTGTCGTACTCGAATTTGAACACCGTCCCCGCCTGTTTGCGCTCGCTGATTCGACCGTTGCCGTTGCGCTCTATCGACACCGGATCGACGCCGTCGGCCGACAACTCCGACACGTCGCCGTTGTCATCGAGCGTCAGGACAGTGGACCGACCCTCAGGGGTCGTAATCGAGTACTCGTTTGTGGCGGCCTCGAACGTTCGATCGAACGTCCGACCGTTGATCGTCACCGTTTCGGTGAGCGAGTCGAGGCTGAGGGAGTCGCTGTCGTCCGCGAGCGAGACGGTACGGTCGGTCTTGGTGACCGTCTCGCGACCACTTGGAGAGACCTCGACCGCTTTC contains:
- a CDS encoding RHS repeat-associated core domain-containing protein is translated as MTRNTPLSVSTDAQNLATNARLRIPGTDLNLEYRSMRQQGNIRDATIDVGLNPLSSGLLGHVVQIDVAGQHHEVELDSTERSYIFQWNGEDGQGRPVQGSEWATVRVGAQYTPVYSDPTPAGVQPGGGGGAGEGLRQSFGRRGSLEVTYGEGREPITVWRTYQVELRYDRPTELGFGGWTATLQRDPVWVDEQGQGGVSGVVENVFSDAAPEIASGFNRDSMAFGPDGTLYIGDFSTVFAVDRTYALEKTTDPSTTVTEDSSFVSTVVDSRDPIEEIRRIAVGPSGSIYAADPAAYAVFRIDPDSGSVTRIAGDGTKPTNSDLNFNDIGANEDMGEATETAIRPIDVGVGPEGSVYFVDAFDGFDGYEGQAVRRVTQNGKIEPVAGAPVDSSLNVSIGPKNDGTFDTAPTDVEFQNIDSLAVDGEGTVYVANDTDGIGAYYNVLSVESDGVLRLVTGDIDDTVSSPAVDGTEARDAGFGHICDLAVDEVGNLLVADLSTEVVQRVAPDGTVRRLFGTGDSQDDPLESGDPAAGGFGQLDDTDVAVAPDGTFVLTTTGDLGALARVRFAVDDSGLFPNPDGRIAARIPERHEETVNTLTGGTLWDLGYDDEGRVEAFVDAYGNETTVERTADGRLAAIESPTGQRTTFETDANGYLSTVTLPDGRQIALDFTELGLLTRAEDPADNENTFSYGKAGRLTDRTDPTGATTSFVRSTISDGARIKRISPEMREVTHTSEWDDGDRLFTTECCGGTSSSTRLTTGEQWKVTRRDGGSRTLSQGPDPRFGMAAPVTEKAVEVSPSGRETVTKTDRTVSLADDSDSLSLDSLTETVTINGRTFDRTFEAATNEYSITTPEGRSTVLTLDDNGDVSELSADGVDPVSIERNGNGRISERKQAGTVFKFEYDTNGYLEAAEDETGRRVEFDRDVLGRIQTATTAAGSADAATEAFEYDDAGNLTEFERPNGDVHRFSHDAAGRLTGYEPPELPDGEGVSMSYDGDGLLTDLDPASGRTMTNSYDTGGRRTGTTPGASGSGLPSVSYDWNAAGRVDTLTWSPDGGTDQTVSFDRDGMATTGLEYGGAVSGRFEYSHDDDGFVTGITFPEDVGSSQTHSLSHDDDGLTTEYGPFTLTRDGPDGAPTTITDGTLTITITYDSRGRVDTRTHEVGGTAIYAADYTYDDAGRIETRTETVDGSQLTTETFSYDEAGRLAGRTLGHGPDESYDYDANGNRVSRTLGPATLDATYRTGDRLKACEKESSGSRTTVAYSYDKDGFLSGRGSDTFSYSPKGHLLTATPNGGSTVTYTNDAHGRLIGRTVSGNTTEYLYGDPNRPWQLTVARDPDGTRTRYYYDPSGRLIAFDRDGTWHYVATDQAGSPRVVAATDGTVEKEIVRDSFGAVQNDSAPGFRLHVGFGGGVRDPDTGLVRFGLRDYEPETGRFTARDPILQAGGQYNFYAYAHSDPVNALDRSGLSCYWEDVNEDYNMTMDNISPVRNAIDEISGDVTAPQGNTEETLKNGAKTALKEGAKEGIEQLGKGASRSAAASAAATTGATAGATAVGQAAALEISLRGSIYGTSMLSNLSDISVTDGIASTLFEADPLGLQTVDDPENPFIGPGSGDCGSKSPDNC